A region of Massilia sp. WG5 DNA encodes the following proteins:
- a CDS encoding amidohydrolase, which yields MRLKPLQFAVIAAGAMAAAHADTVIDNANGYTLNAKGDVVQFASMAFDDSGRILAVGTAQEVAARAPQAKHVDLQGRTVLPGLIDAHGHVFGLGAMLTQLDLSTSTSLDGALKAIADYARANPQQAWVRGRGWNQEIWKLGRFPTAKELDGAVADRPVWLERVDGHAGWANSRVLALAGITNATPDPAGGKIVRDENGVATGVLVDAAQGLVTKVLPQQTEQEGRAMLDRALENMASVGLTSVHDAGITIGEDRLYRDYADHGKLSARIYAMIGGTGADFDQLARNGPLNSYGKDMYALRAVKLYADGALGSRGAALLAPYSDDPHSHGLLFHTNKEIDAMITKAIKKGYQVNVHAIGDAGNKQILDTFAKEIPANKAGDRRHRIEHAQVVTLADIPRFKRIGIIPSMQPTHATSDKNMAETRIGAERMKGAYAWRSFLQQGSRIACGSDFPVEAPNPFFGIHAAVTRQDKNGQPIAGWYPEQEMSLKEAFRCFTLDAAYAGHQEKTLGSLEAGKYADFIVIDRDLFKMSPYDIYKTTVLETWVAGRQVYQKK from the coding sequence ATGCGCCTCAAACCCCTGCAGTTCGCCGTGATCGCCGCCGGCGCCATGGCTGCGGCCCATGCCGATACCGTGATCGACAATGCCAACGGCTACACGCTGAATGCCAAAGGGGACGTCGTCCAGTTCGCATCGATGGCCTTCGACGACAGCGGCAGGATCCTCGCGGTCGGTACGGCGCAGGAGGTGGCGGCCAGGGCGCCGCAGGCGAAGCACGTGGACCTGCAGGGCCGCACCGTGCTGCCCGGCCTGATCGATGCGCATGGCCACGTGTTCGGCCTGGGCGCGATGCTGACCCAGCTCGACCTGTCGACTTCCACCTCGCTGGACGGCGCCCTGAAGGCGATCGCCGACTATGCGCGCGCGAATCCGCAGCAGGCATGGGTGCGCGGGCGCGGCTGGAACCAGGAGATCTGGAAGCTGGGCCGCTTCCCGACCGCGAAGGAACTCGACGGCGCCGTGGCGGACCGCCCGGTCTGGCTCGAGCGCGTCGACGGCCATGCCGGCTGGGCCAACAGCCGCGTACTGGCGCTGGCCGGCATCACGAATGCCACCCCGGACCCGGCCGGCGGTAAGATCGTGCGCGACGAGAACGGCGTCGCCACCGGCGTGCTGGTCGATGCCGCCCAGGGCCTGGTCACCAAGGTGCTGCCGCAGCAGACCGAACAGGAAGGCCGCGCGATGCTGGATCGCGCGCTGGAGAACATGGCCAGCGTCGGCCTGACCAGCGTGCACGATGCCGGCATCACCATCGGCGAGGACAGGCTGTACCGCGACTACGCCGACCACGGCAAGCTGAGCGCCCGTATCTACGCCATGATCGGCGGCACCGGCGCGGACTTCGACCAGCTGGCCAGAAACGGGCCCCTCAACAGCTACGGCAAGGACATGTACGCGCTGCGCGCCGTGAAGCTGTATGCCGACGGCGCCCTGGGCAGCCGTGGCGCGGCCCTGCTGGCGCCCTACAGCGACGATCCGCATTCGCACGGCCTGCTGTTCCACACGAACAAAGAGATCGACGCGATGATCACCAAGGCCATCAAGAAGGGCTATCAGGTCAACGTGCACGCGATCGGCGACGCCGGCAACAAGCAGATCCTCGACACCTTCGCCAAGGAGATCCCGGCCAACAAGGCGGGCGACAGGCGCCACCGCATCGAGCACGCCCAGGTCGTGACCCTGGCCGACATCCCGCGCTTCAAGCGCATCGGCATCATCCCCTCGATGCAGCCGACCCACGCGACCTCGGACAAGAACATGGCCGAGACCCGGATCGGGGCCGAGCGCATGAAGGGCGCCTACGCCTGGCGCAGCTTCCTGCAGCAGGGCTCGCGCATCGCCTGCGGCTCCGACTTCCCGGTCGAGGCGCCGAATCCCTTCTTCGGCATCCACGCCGCCGTCACCCGCCAGGACAAGAACGGCCAGCCGATCGCCGGCTGGTACCCGGAGCAGGAGATGTCGCTGAAGGAAGCCTTCCGCTGCTTCACCCTTGACGCAGCGTATGCCGGCCACCAGGAAAAGACGCTAGGTTCGCTCGAAGCCGGCAAGTACGCCGACTTCATCGTCATCGACCGCGACCTGTTCAAGATGTCGCCCTACGATATCTACAAGACCACGGTGCTCGAAACCTGGGTTGCCGGCCGCCAGGTCTACCAGAAGAAGTAA
- the ada gene encoding bifunctional DNA-binding transcriptional regulator/O6-methylguanine-DNA methyltransferase Ada: MDKPAFSTDDERWAAVQQRMREADGIFYYSVRTTGVYCQPSCPSRGAKRVNVAFHASRADAEAAGFRPCLRCRPEQPPLAERQAAAVARACRLIDDAIDEPDLASLAEACGMSRFHFHRVFKAHTGITPKAYAAARRAERLKRELSQAASVTQAGYDAGFNSSGRFYAATQGVLGMTPGRWRGGGAGEQIRFAVAACSLGALLVAATDKGICSILLGDDPEVLVRDLQDRFPKAELIGAEPAFESTVAQVVAFVEAPRIGLELPLDLRGTAFQQRVWQALRAIPAGRTVGYAELAAQLGMPQGARAVAGACAANPVAIAVPCHRVVRNDGSISGYRWGVERKRALLERELEQN; this comes from the coding sequence ATGGACAAGCCAGCATTCAGCACCGACGACGAGCGCTGGGCCGCGGTGCAGCAGCGTATGCGCGAGGCCGACGGCATCTTCTATTACTCGGTGCGCACGACCGGCGTGTATTGCCAGCCCTCGTGCCCCTCGCGCGGCGCGAAGCGCGTCAACGTCGCCTTTCATGCCAGCCGCGCCGACGCCGAGGCGGCCGGCTTCCGGCCCTGCCTGCGCTGCAGGCCGGAGCAGCCGCCGCTGGCCGAGCGCCAGGCCGCCGCGGTGGCCCGGGCCTGCCGCCTGATCGACGATGCGATCGACGAGCCGGACCTGGCCAGCCTGGCGGAGGCCTGCGGCATGAGCCGTTTCCATTTTCATCGCGTGTTCAAGGCGCATACCGGGATTACGCCGAAAGCCTACGCGGCGGCGCGCCGTGCCGAACGGCTCAAGCGCGAACTGTCGCAGGCGGCCAGCGTGACCCAGGCGGGATATGACGCCGGCTTCAATTCCAGTGGGCGCTTCTATGCCGCCACCCAGGGCGTGCTCGGCATGACGCCCGGGCGCTGGCGCGGCGGTGGCGCCGGGGAACAGATCCGCTTCGCGGTGGCCGCCTGCTCGCTGGGCGCCTTGCTGGTGGCCGCCACGGACAAGGGCATCTGCTCGATCCTGCTGGGCGACGATCCCGAGGTCCTGGTGCGCGACCTGCAGGACCGCTTCCCGAAGGCCGAGCTGATCGGCGCCGAGCCGGCTTTCGAAAGCACGGTGGCGCAAGTGGTGGCGTTTGTCGAAGCGCCGCGCATTGGCCTCGAGCTGCCGCTGGATCTCCGCGGCACCGCTTTCCAGCAGCGCGTGTGGCAGGCGCTGCGCGCGATCCCGGCCGGCCGCACGGTGGGCTATGCCGAACTGGCCGCGCAACTCGGCATGCCGCAAGGCGCGCGCGCCGTGGCCGGCGCCTGCGCCGCCAATCCGGTCGCGATCGCCGTACCCTGCCACCGCGTGGTGCGCAACGACGGGTCGATCTCCGGCTATCGCTGGGGTGTGGAGCGGAAGCGGGCGCTGCTGGAGCGGGAGCTTGAGCAAAATTAA
- the hutH gene encoding histidine ammonia-lyase: protein MNHALNHLTLQPGALRLTDLRAVWQNAGSLALAPEAYQAIEASAATVQAIVAKGDPAYGINTGFGILAKRHIPQAQLEQLQQNLILSHAVGTGELLPDHVVRLILLTKIGSLARGYSGVRPLIVDTLVALYNAGIMPAIPSQGSVGASGDLAPLAHMTLAMLGVGQVRMKGELMDARAALQAAGIEPVTLAAKEGLALINGTQVSTALALHGLFMAERLLEAAMVTGALSLDAARGSDAPFDPRVHAVRGQPGQIAAAQIYRELVAGSAIRASHLVGDERVQDPYSLRCQPQVMGAVMDLIANAGRTLLIESNAVTDNPLIFEENGGTVVSGGNFHAEPVAFAADTLALAIAEIGALAERRIALLIDSTLSGLPPFLVKEPGVNSGFMIAHVTAAALASENKSLAHPASVDSLPTSANQEDHVSMATFAARRLDQMAHNTGVIVGIELLAAAQGIEFHRPLTSSSHLEHVHAQLRGRVAAFDEDRFFAPDIELAKKMVMAGELSASCRELFAALHP from the coding sequence ATGAACCACGCACTGAACCACCTGACCCTGCAGCCCGGCGCCCTGCGCCTGACCGACCTGCGCGCCGTCTGGCAGAACGCCGGCAGCCTGGCGCTGGCGCCCGAAGCCTACCAGGCCATCGAGGCCTCGGCCGCCACCGTGCAGGCCATCGTCGCCAAGGGCGATCCGGCCTACGGCATCAATACCGGCTTCGGCATCCTGGCCAAGCGCCACATTCCGCAGGCCCAGCTCGAACAGCTGCAGCAGAACCTGATCCTGTCGCACGCGGTCGGTACCGGCGAACTGCTGCCGGACCACGTCGTGCGCCTGATCCTGCTGACGAAGATCGGCAGCCTGGCGCGCGGCTATTCGGGCGTGCGCCCGCTGATCGTCGACACCCTGGTCGCGCTGTACAACGCCGGCATCATGCCGGCCATCCCGTCGCAGGGTTCGGTCGGCGCGTCCGGCGACCTGGCGCCGCTGGCCCACATGACCCTGGCCATGCTGGGCGTCGGCCAGGTGCGCATGAAGGGCGAGCTGATGGACGCGCGTGCGGCGCTGCAGGCGGCCGGCATCGAGCCGGTGACGCTGGCGGCGAAGGAGGGCCTGGCCCTGATCAACGGTACCCAGGTCTCGACCGCGCTGGCGCTGCACGGCCTGTTCATGGCCGAGCGCCTGCTGGAGGCGGCGATGGTGACGGGCGCGCTGTCGCTGGACGCCGCGCGCGGCAGCGATGCGCCCTTCGACCCGCGCGTGCACGCGGTGCGCGGCCAGCCGGGCCAGATCGCGGCGGCGCAGATCTACCGCGAACTGGTGGCCGGCAGCGCGATCCGCGCCTCGCACCTGGTCGGCGACGAACGCGTGCAGGACCCCTACAGCCTGCGCTGCCAGCCGCAGGTGATGGGCGCCGTGATGGACTTGATTGCGAATGCCGGCCGCACCCTGCTGATCGAATCGAATGCGGTGACCGACAATCCGCTGATCTTCGAGGAAAACGGGGGCACGGTCGTTTCAGGCGGCAACTTCCATGCCGAGCCCGTGGCCTTCGCGGCCGACACCCTGGCCCTGGCCATCGCCGAGATCGGCGCCCTCGCCGAGCGCCGCATCGCGCTGCTGATCGATTCCACGCTGTCCGGCCTGCCGCCCTTCCTGGTCAAGGAGCCGGGCGTGAATTCCGGCTTCATGATCGCCCATGTGACCGCCGCCGCGCTGGCTTCGGAAAACAAGTCGCTGGCGCATCCGGCCAGCGTCGACAGCTTGCCGACCTCGGCCAACCAGGAAGACCATGTCAGCATGGCCACCTTCGCGGCGCGCCGTCTCGACCAGATGGCGCACAATACGGGTGTCATCGTCGGGATCGAACTGCTGGCGGCGGCACAGGGCATCGAGTTCCACCGGCCGCTGACGAGTTCGAGCCACCTGGAGCACGTGCACGCCCAGCTGCGCGGGCGCGTCGCCGCCTTCGACGAAGACCGCTTCTTCGCGCCGGACATCGAACTGGCGAAGAAGATGGTGATGGCCGGCGAGCTGTCCGCGTCGTGCCGCGAACTGTTCGCCGCGCTGCATCCTTAA
- the hutU gene encoding urocanate hydratase: MTQASPRPDHLPDPRFDPSRHIRAPRGSELHCKSWLTEAAYRMLQNNLDAEVAENPQRLVVYGGIGRAARDWACFDQILESLKTLEDDQTLLIQSGKPVGVFQTHPDAPRVLLANSNLVPKWANWEHFNELDRKGLFMYGQMTAGSWIYIGTQGIVQGTYETFAEAGRQHFGGDMAGRWILTAGLGGMGGAQPLAATFAGAVSLTVECQQSSIDFRLRTRYLDKQAHGIDEALQMIREYKDKKEAVSIGLLGNAAEVLPELVRRAKEGGLVPDLVTDQTSAHDLINGYLPRGWTVEQWQAAQQDPAQHARLRKAAAASCAAHVQAILDFQAMGAKAVDYGNNIRQVALDEGVQNAFDFPGFVPAYIRPQFCEGRGPFRWVALSGDPEDIHKTDAKIKELFPQHARVHRWLDMARERIAFQGLPARICWLGLGERHIAGLAFNEMVRTGELKAPIVIGRDHLDTGSVASPNRETEAMRDGTDAVSDWPLLNAMLNTAGGATWVSLHHGGGVGMGYSQHAGVVIVADGSEAADKRLARVLVNDCASGVMRHADAGYELAIECAKRFGLNLPMIKQVP; the protein is encoded by the coding sequence ATGACCCAAGCTTCCCCCCGTCCCGACCACCTGCCCGATCCGCGCTTCGATCCGAGCCGTCACATCCGCGCCCCGCGCGGCAGCGAACTGCATTGCAAGAGCTGGCTCACCGAAGCGGCCTACCGCATGCTGCAGAACAACCTCGATGCCGAGGTGGCGGAGAATCCGCAGCGCCTGGTCGTCTACGGCGGCATCGGCCGCGCCGCGCGCGACTGGGCCTGCTTCGACCAGATCCTGGAGTCGCTCAAGACGCTCGAGGATGACCAGACCCTGCTGATCCAGTCCGGCAAGCCGGTCGGCGTGTTCCAGACCCATCCCGACGCGCCGCGGGTCCTGCTCGCCAACTCCAACCTGGTGCCGAAGTGGGCCAACTGGGAGCACTTCAACGAGCTCGATCGCAAGGGCCTGTTCATGTACGGCCAGATGACGGCTGGCAGCTGGATCTATATCGGCACCCAGGGCATCGTGCAGGGCACCTACGAAACCTTCGCCGAGGCCGGCCGCCAGCACTTCGGCGGCGATATGGCGGGGCGCTGGATCCTCACCGCCGGCCTGGGCGGCATGGGCGGCGCGCAGCCGCTGGCCGCGACCTTCGCCGGCGCGGTCTCGCTCACGGTGGAGTGCCAGCAGAGCAGCATCGACTTCCGCCTGCGCACCCGCTACCTCGACAAGCAGGCCCACGGCATCGACGAAGCCCTGCAGATGATCCGCGAGTACAAGGATAAAAAGGAAGCGGTGTCGATCGGCCTGCTCGGCAATGCCGCCGAGGTGCTGCCCGAGCTGGTGCGCCGCGCGAAAGAGGGCGGCCTGGTGCCGGACCTGGTCACCGACCAGACCTCGGCGCACGACCTGATCAACGGCTACCTGCCGCGCGGCTGGACCGTCGAACAATGGCAGGCCGCGCAGCAGGATCCGGCGCAGCACGCGCGTCTCAGGAAGGCCGCGGCTGCATCCTGCGCCGCCCACGTCCAGGCGATCCTCGATTTCCAGGCCATGGGCGCCAAAGCCGTCGACTACGGCAACAACATCCGCCAGGTCGCGCTCGACGAGGGCGTGCAGAACGCCTTCGACTTCCCCGGCTTCGTGCCGGCCTATATCCGCCCGCAGTTCTGCGAAGGCCGCGGCCCCTTCCGCTGGGTGGCCTTGTCCGGCGACCCGGAAGACATCCATAAAACCGACGCCAAGATCAAGGAACTGTTCCCCCAGCACGCGCGCGTGCACCGCTGGCTCGACATGGCGCGCGAGCGCATCGCCTTCCAGGGCCTGCCGGCCCGCATCTGCTGGCTGGGCCTGGGCGAGCGCCACATCGCCGGCCTGGCCTTCAACGAGATGGTCCGCACCGGCGAGCTGAAGGCGCCGATCGTGATCGGCCGCGACCACCTCGACACCGGCTCGGTCGCCAGCCCGAACCGCGAGACCGAAGCCATGCGCGACGGCACCGACGCCGTCTCCGACTGGCCGCTGCTGAACGCCATGCTGAACACGGCCGGCGGCGCGACCTGGGTCTCGCTGCACCACGGCGGCGGGGTCGGCATGGGCTACTCCCAGCATGCCGGCGTGGTCATCGTCGCCGACGGCAGCGAGGCCGCGGATAAACGCCTGGCGCGCGTGCTGGTGAACGACTGCGCCTCCGGCGTGATGCGCCACGCCGACGCCGGCTATGAACTCGCGATCGAATGCGCGAAACGCTTCGGCCTGAACCTCCCAATGATCAAGCAAGTACCATGA
- the rho gene encoding transcription termination factor Rho, translating to MHLSELKAMHVSALLEMAISLDIDNAARLRKQELMFAILKKRAKQGEQIFGDGALEVLPDGFGFLRSPDASYMASTDDIYISPSQIRRFNLHTGDSIEGEVRTPKDGERYFALVKVDKVNGESPEASKHRILFENLTPLHPQVPLRLERDMNGAENITGRIVDLISPIGKGQRGLLVASPKSGKSVMLQHIAHAITANHPDVTLIVLLIDERPEEVTEMQRSVRGEVVASTFDEPATRHVQVAEMVLEKAKRLVEMKKDVVILLDSITRLARAYNTVIPASGKVLTGGVDANALQRPKRFFGAARNVEEGGSLTIVATALIETGSRMDDVIYEEFKGTGNMEVHLERRLAEKRVYPAINLNKSGTRREELLIKPDQLQKIWILRKLLYSMDEIEAMEFILDKMRATKNNVEFFDMMRRGG from the coding sequence ATGCACTTATCTGAACTGAAGGCAATGCACGTCTCCGCCCTTCTGGAGATGGCGATCAGCCTGGATATCGACAACGCAGCCCGCCTGCGCAAACAAGAACTGATGTTCGCGATCCTCAAGAAGCGCGCGAAACAAGGCGAACAGATTTTCGGCGACGGCGCGCTCGAGGTGCTGCCTGACGGTTTCGGTTTCCTGCGTTCGCCGGATGCAAGCTACATGGCGTCGACCGACGACATCTACATCTCGCCGTCGCAGATCCGCCGCTTCAACCTGCATACGGGTGACTCGATCGAAGGGGAAGTGCGTACGCCGAAGGATGGCGAGCGTTATTTTGCGCTGGTCAAGGTCGACAAGGTGAACGGCGAATCGCCGGAAGCCTCGAAGCACCGCATCCTGTTCGAGAACCTGACCCCGCTGCACCCGCAAGTGCCGCTGCGTCTCGAGCGCGACATGAACGGCGCGGAAAACATCACCGGCCGCATCGTCGACCTGATCTCGCCGATCGGCAAGGGCCAGCGCGGCCTGCTGGTGGCCTCGCCGAAGTCCGGCAAGTCGGTCATGCTGCAGCACATCGCCCACGCGATCACCGCGAACCACCCGGACGTCACCCTGATCGTCCTGCTGATCGACGAGCGTCCGGAAGAAGTGACCGAGATGCAGCGTTCGGTGCGCGGCGAAGTGGTCGCCTCGACCTTCGACGAACCGGCCACCCGCCACGTGCAGGTCGCCGAGATGGTGCTGGAAAAGGCCAAGCGCCTGGTCGAGATGAAGAAGGACGTCGTGATCCTGCTGGATTCGATCACCCGCCTGGCGCGCGCCTACAACACCGTGATCCCGGCGTCGGGCAAGGTCCTGACCGGCGGTGTCGACGCCAACGCGCTGCAACGTCCGAAGCGTTTCTTCGGCGCCGCCCGTAACGTCGAGGAAGGCGGTTCGCTGACCATCGTCGCCACCGCGCTGATCGAAACCGGCTCGCGCATGGACGACGTGATCTACGAAGAATTCAAGGGCACCGGCAACATGGAAGTGCACCTCGAGCGCCGCCTGGCCGAGAAGCGCGTCTACCCGGCGATCAATCTGAACAAATCGGGCACCCGCCGCGAAGAGCTGCTGATCAAGCCGGACCAGCTGCAAAAGATCTGGATCCTGCGCAAGCTGCTGTACTCGATGGACGAGATCGAGGCGATGGAGTTCATCCTCGACAAGATGCGTGCGACCAAGAACAACGTCGAGTTCTTCGACATGATGCGTCGCGGCGGCTGA
- the hutC gene encoding histidine utilization repressor, with product MDEQFAQDSTPIFQRIKDYLTGEIASGRWKEGDLVPSEQALVRQFGVSRMTVNRAVRELTAEQVLTRRQGAGTFVAPQKYQATLVEIRNIADEVRARGHAHSSRPLLLEQAPASEALALQFELPTGTPLFHSVIVHHENGQPIQVEDRWVNPACAPAYLEQDYTRVTPNEHLMVAAPLQGATYSIEALPAPREVAEMLDIAEDAACLVQRRRTTSQGRVATVATMWHPGQLYKFTGSVG from the coding sequence TTGGACGAACAGTTCGCGCAAGACAGCACCCCCATTTTTCAGCGCATCAAGGATTACCTGACGGGGGAAATCGCCTCCGGGCGCTGGAAGGAAGGCGACCTGGTGCCGTCCGAGCAGGCGCTGGTGCGCCAGTTCGGCGTGTCGCGCATGACCGTCAACCGCGCCGTGCGCGAGTTGACCGCCGAACAGGTGCTGACCCGGCGCCAGGGGGCCGGCACCTTCGTCGCGCCGCAGAAATACCAGGCCACGCTGGTCGAGATCCGCAACATCGCCGACGAGGTCCGCGCACGCGGGCACGCCCACAGCAGCCGCCCGCTGCTGCTGGAGCAGGCGCCCGCCAGCGAAGCGCTGGCCCTGCAGTTCGAACTGCCCACCGGCACGCCGCTGTTCCATTCCGTGATCGTGCACCACGAAAACGGCCAGCCGATCCAGGTCGAGGACCGCTGGGTCAACCCGGCCTGTGCGCCTGCCTACCTGGAGCAGGACTATACCCGCGTCACCCCGAACGAACACCTGATGGTGGCCGCGCCGCTGCAGGGCGCCACCTACAGCATCGAGGCGCTGCCGGCGCCGCGCGAGGTCGCCGAGATGCTGGACATCGCCGAGGATGCCGCCTGCCTGGTGCAACGGCGCCGCACCACCTCGCAGGGTCGGGTGGCGACGGTGGCCACCATGTGGCATCCGGGCCAGCTCTACAAGTTCACCGGCAGCGTCGGCTGA
- a CDS encoding type B 50S ribosomal protein L31: protein MKTDIHPDYREVVFHDLSCDFKFITRSTIATRETIDFEGKQYPLIKIEVSAESHPFFTGKHKIVDTAGRVEKFRQKFGSVGSKTSVANG, encoded by the coding sequence ATGAAAACCGATATCCATCCGGATTACCGCGAAGTCGTCTTCCACGACCTGTCCTGCGATTTCAAATTCATCACCCGTTCGACCATCGCTACCCGCGAAACCATCGATTTCGAAGGCAAGCAGTACCCGCTGATCAAGATCGAGGTGTCGGCTGAATCGCACCCGTTCTTCACCGGTAAGCACAAGATCGTCGACACCGCTGGCCGCGTTGAGAAATTCCGCCAGAAGTTCGGTTCGGTCGGCTCGAAGACCAGCGTCGCCAACGGCTAA
- a CDS encoding transposase: MFHLPAAAMPRPRRIVLPSAPLHIIQRGNNRVPCFVTPSDYLAYLNMLQECAFDCACALHAYVLMTNHVHLLLSPDDESGASTMMQRLGRRYVHYFNRRHGRTGTLWEGRFRSSLIQDERYLMVCHRYIELNPVRARMVDTPSAYPWSSHSANAFGQDNALLTPHLSYTKLGTDPTARQAAYRHLFDEALSEEVLDRVRQAGNGNRALGAVCDASSDAKLVLETFPKIGV, translated from the coding sequence ATGTTTCATCTGCCCGCCGCCGCCATGCCACGTCCACGCCGAATCGTCCTGCCTTCAGCCCCCCTGCATATCATCCAACGCGGAAACAATCGCGTGCCCTGCTTCGTCACCCCGAGCGACTACCTCGCTTATCTCAACATGCTGCAAGAGTGTGCGTTCGATTGTGCTTGCGCCCTGCATGCTTATGTACTGATGACCAACCACGTGCACTTGCTCCTTTCGCCGGACGACGAAAGCGGCGCGAGCACGATGATGCAGCGGCTCGGCCGGCGCTATGTCCACTATTTCAATCGCCGCCATGGCCGTACCGGCACTTTATGGGAAGGGCGATTCCGTTCCAGTCTGATCCAGGACGAGCGCTATCTGATGGTTTGTCATCGCTACATCGAGCTGAACCCGGTGCGGGCGAGAATGGTGGACACGCCGTCAGCCTATCCCTGGTCGAGCCATTCGGCCAACGCCTTTGGCCAGGACAATGCTTTGCTGACGCCCCATCTCAGCTACACCAAGCTTGGGACCGATCCGACAGCACGTCAGGCTGCGTACAGGCACCTCTTCGACGAAGCGCTGTCGGAAGAAGTACTGGATCGGGTCAGACAGGCCGGCAACGGTAATCGGGCATTAGGCGCTGTATGCGACGCGTCGTCGGACGCGAAACTGGTTTTGGAGACATTTCCAAAAATCGGAGTCTGA
- the trxA gene encoding thioredoxin TrxA, which translates to MSENIKHISDASFETDVLKSERPVLVDFWAEWCGPCKMIAPILEEVAKEYDGKLLIAKMDVDANQAVPAKFGIRGIPTLILFKNGVAAAQKVGAMAKGQLTAFIEENIR; encoded by the coding sequence ATGAGCGAAAACATCAAACACATTAGCGATGCATCTTTCGAAACCGACGTGCTGAAGTCCGAGCGCCCGGTCCTGGTCGACTTCTGGGCCGAGTGGTGCGGCCCCTGCAAGATGATCGCCCCGATCCTCGAAGAAGTCGCTAAAGAATATGACGGCAAGCTCCTGATCGCGAAGATGGACGTCGATGCGAACCAGGCCGTGCCGGCCAAGTTCGGCATCCGCGGCATCCCGACCCTGATCCTGTTCAAGAATGGCGTGGCAGCCGCGCAGAAAGTCGGCGCGATGGCTAAAGGCCAACTGACTGCTTTCATCGAAGAAAACATCCGATAA